Below is a genomic region from Pseudomonas sp. JQ170C.
GATATCTTCCAGACGCGGGACGGTCGCTACCTGGCGATGGGCATTCTCGAGAACAAATTCTGGGAGACCCTGTGTGATGCGCTGGGTGACGAGTTTGCGCCGCTCAGGGACAAGCGCTTTGCCAACCGCATGGGTCGCCTTGGCTGCAAGCAGGAGGTCAATGGGCTGCTCAAAGGCATCTTCCTCAGCCGCACACTGGCGCAATGGGCCGAGGCTTTCGCGGGGCTCGACCTGCCGTTCTCACCGCTGCTCAGCGCCAGTGAGCTGTTCGACGATCCCCATGTACAGGCGCGGGGCACGGTGCGGCCATTGCCGAACGAACGGACGATCAGCGTCGGGTTTCCGGTGAAGTTCTCCCGGGGGCTGCCGGAAAGCGACAGCACGGTCCCAGCCTTGGGTGAGTATGACGTGGCTGCTTTCAAGGCGGGCCTGTAAGGGCCCGGGCACCCAGGACGGAGGGGAGAGCGAGCGGTGCCAGGAACAACCCATTCTCACCTCACCATTCCCAATCGCGCCCTCACTGATTAGACTTGCGAAAAATTCTTATTTGCAACTGATCATCTTTCAGGGGGGCGGGATGTCCACGGTAGTTCCCGACACGGCTGCGTGCATGGGCCTGGAAACGTTGTACCGCGAGCACAGCGGCTGGCTGCGTGTCTGGTTGCGCCAGCGCCTGAACAATTCCGCGGATGCGGCGGACCTGGCCCAGGACACCTTCATCCGCGTGCTGCTGGCGCGCACTGCGGGCACGCTCAAGGAGCCGCGTCACTACCTGGCAACCATCGCTCGTGGTCTGGTCATCGACCTGTATCGACGCCGCAGCCTGGAAAGCGCTTACCTCGAAGCCCTGGCGCTGCAGCCGGAACACTATGCGCCCTCTGCCGAAACCCGTGCTGCGATCCTCGATACGCTGCTGACCATCGACCGCATGCTCGACGGCCTCGGCCCCCGCACGCGGGCTATCTTCCTCGCTGTGCAGCTCGATGGCCTGAGCTACGAGAAAGCTGCCGAGCGGGTTGGCGTTTCGGTGACCACCGTGCGCAAGCACCTGGCGCGTGCGCTGATGCATTGCTTGCTGCTCGAGGACGTATGAAGGTCATTCTTGCCGAGGCGGTGGACTGGTACGTGCGCCTGCACGACAGCCGCGTCGATGATGCCACCCGCGCGGCCTGGCAGGCCTGGTGCGCGGCCGACGTTCGCCATGCCGAAGCCTGGGTGCGCCTGGAACAGCTGCAGCGGCGTCTGGGCAACGCCCCCAGCGGGGCGGCGCTGACGCTGGAAAACGCGCGGCGGGATCGGCGCAATGCGGTGAAGACGTTGGCGCTGTTGCTCGGCGTCGGCGTGGTCGGTTGGCAGGGCTATCGCGTCTCGCCGTGGAGCGCCGAATACGCCACAGGGGTCGGCGAGCGGCGACAATTGACCCTGGCCGACGGCACGCGGCTGGACCTCAACACCGACACCCGCGTCGATATCCGCTTCGACGCCGGCCAGCGCCTGATCCACCTGCGCCAGGGCGAGATCCTGGTGGAAACCGCCAAAGACCCGCGACCCCTCAGCGTGCGCAGTCCTGAAGGCGACATCCTTGCCCTCGGCACCCTGTTCAGCGTGCGTCAGGACGCCGGCGTGAGTCATGTGGCGGTGGTCGCCCATGCGGTGGAGGTGCGACCGAACCGATCGGCCCAGGGGGTGCGCATCGACGCCGGTCAGCGCCTGAGCTTCAGCGCCGACAACCTGGGGCCGCTGCGGCCGCTGGCCGTCGATGCCCAGGCCTGGACCCGCGGCATGCTGGTCAGCGTCGACTGGCGCCTGGGCGATGTGGTCAACGAGCTGGCGCGCTATCGCCCCGGTTATCTCGGTTGCGCCGAGCAGGTCACCGGGCTGCGCCTGTCCGGCGCCTTCAACCTCGACGACACCGACGCCGCCCTGGCCAGCCTGGAGGACTCCCTGCCGATCCGCGCACGGCGTATGACGCGCTATTGGGTGCGTTTGGAACCCCGCAGCCTGGGGTAAGGTGCCCAATCGCGATTTTTTCGCATTTGGGGGTGACAGATTTCTTTCGCTGTTTCGGCTCTTGAGAACGCGCGCATCGGACGCGCTCAAGACAACCCGAACAGGAGCCCCGTTTCATGTCTGCACGCCGTTCTCCACTCGCCCGCAGCATTCGCCAGGCGACCCTGGCGTTGAGCCTTTGCAGCGCTGCACTGGCGACTTCAACCGCCTGGGCCGCACCGCAGCACTACGATATCCCGGCCGGCAGCCTGGCCGCCGCGATCAGCCAGTTCGCCGCCGCCAGCGGCGTGACCATCAGCTTCAGCAGCGAAGAAACCGCCGGGCTGCAGTCATCCGGGCTGCGGGGCAGCTTCGAGCTGGAGCAGGGCTTTGCCGCGTTGCTGCAGGGCAGTGGGCTGCGGGTGCAGCAGGCGGGAGAAAAGCGCTATGTGCTGAGCCCGGCGCACACCGGCGATGCCGTTGAACTGGGGGCGACCAGCATCGACTCCACAGGCCTGGGGGGGACCACCGAAGGCACCGGCAGCTACACCACCGGCGTGACCAGCACGGCGACCAAGATGAACCTGTCGATCCGTGAGACGCCGCAAACCATCACAGTGGTGACCCGTCAGCGCATGGACGATCAGCACTTGGCGAGCATGACCGATGTGCTGAAAAGCACACCGGGCATCACCATGACCCAGGATGGCGGCGAGCGCTTCAACATCTATGCCCGTGGCAACGCCATCAACACCTATCAGTTCGACGGCGTCACCACGGTCCAGGAAAACGTCACCCGCAACATGCCCAGCACCTTGCTGGACATGGCGCTGTATGACCACGTCGAGATCGTGCGTGGCGCAACCGGCCTGATGACCGGAGCAGGCGAGCCCAGTGGCGTGGTCAACCTCGTTCGCAAAAAGCCGACGCGTGAATTCAAATCCTACGTGCAGGGCAGTGCGGGCTCCTGGGACAACTACCGCGCAGAGGTCGACCTCTCTGGCCCGCTGAATGAGCAGAAGACGATCCGCGGCCGCTGGGTAGCCGCCAAGCAGGACAATGACTCGTTCATGGACTGGTACACCCAGGACCGTGAAATTCTCTATGGCGTCGTGGAAGGTGACCTGAGCGATACCACGCTGCTGCGTTTTGGTATCGACAATCAGAAATACAAAGCCACGGGCTCGCCCGGTGTACCGCTGCTCTACACCAATGGGCAGCCGACGGATTTCTCCCGTTCGACAAGCTCGGGCGCGCGCTGGGGCCATGAAAAGTTCGACACCACCAACTACACCGCGACGCTGGAGCAGATGCTCGCCCATGACTGGGAACTGCGCGTGGTGGGCAACTACATGAAGATCAAGCGCGACCTGGACAACACCACCTACGGTAGCCAGACCGGCCGGTCCTTCATTGACCAGGCGACTGGCGAGGCGCAAGGCTCCCACGACAAAGCCAAGGTCGATCAGGTCCAGAAAGGCGTGGATATCAACCTCAGAGGGCCTTTCGCGTTGTTCGGCCGTTCCCACGATCTGGTCGTCGGCTACAACTATGGCGATTACCACAACGATCACGTGGCGTATTCGGGCGACGTCGATTTCAATTACACCACCTGGGACAACGAGATCATCAACGCGCCGTTCACGGGCGGGCTGGATTTCGACACCAAGGTCCGCCAACAAGGCTACTTCACCGCCAGCCGCTTCAACTTCACCGACCAGCTTCACCTGATCCTGGGCGCGCGGGTATCGGACTACCGCTATGACTACTACTTGAGGGGGTATGACTTCGGTGACCCTGACGAGTTGATCATTCCGTACGACATGAAGGAAACCGGCGTGGTCACGCCCTACGCCGGCCTGATCTACGACCTCACCCCTGCGCAGTCGGTGTATGTCAGTTACACCGATATCTTCAGGCCGCAGAATGCCCGCGACAGGACCGGCAAGGTACTGGACCCGGAGGTGGGTACCAACTATGAACTGGGCTGGAAAGGCGAGTTCTTCGAGGGCCGCCTGAATGCCAATGCCGCGCTGTACTGGATCAAACGTGACAACCTGGCCGTGGATGATCCGGACGCCAATGTGCCGGGCACCAACGACCCTGCCTCCCGTGCCGAAGATGGCGCCGAAACCAAAGGCATCGACCTGGAACTGGCCGGCGAGGTTGCACCCGGCTGGAACATCCAGACCGGCTACAGCCACACCCGCACCGAAAACGCTGACGGTGTTCGCCTGACCACTCAACTGCCCATGGACACCTTCCGCTTCTGGACCACCTACCGCTTGCCTGGCGAGTGGGAGAAGCTGACCGCGGGCGCCGGTGTGAACTGGAACTCCAAGTCGTCGGTGTACTTCAGCCGCTATAGCACGCGCATTACCCAGGATGACTACGCCGTCGCCAGCCTGATGGCGCGTTACCAGATCAACGACCACCTCGCGGCTACCCTGAACCTCGACAATATCTTCGACGAGAAGTACTACTCCGGCATGGCCGGCAGTTACGGCCACTACGGGGCGCCGCGTAATGCCAACCTGACGATGCGCTATGACTTCTAACGTGAACGCGGTGCGGCATCGCCGCACCGCGTTCAACCCTAGAAACTGATCTCCATATTGAAGGTGGGCGTAGATGTCCGACTGCCACGACCGCCGTCGACACCAAACTTGTTGTGCCAATACTCATAACCCACCCCCAGCCAGAGATTGGGTTTGGTCTTCTCTCCAGGACGCAGGGCGAACAGCAACGAGCTTCGCAACAGGGTTTCGGCTGCGGTGTCCCGGTCGTTGTAGTCCTTGCCCTTTTCGCCGATGTGATTGAGCGTGCCCTGGAACTTGGCATTGTGCGTGCCGACCTGGAACGGCCTGAGCCAGGTCAGGTTCAGGGCATAGGTGCCGTCGAACGTCAGTTCCTTGTCGCGCACGCCCGGAATGCCACTCTGGTTATGCTCGCGGTAATACATCAGGCTGAGGTCCAGAACCCCGACGCTGTTGAATTTCAGCGTCGGCCCGACAACCACGGCGCGTTTGTTGGACGAGCCGAGGTTGTTGTTACGGTTGGCGTCGAAGCCCAGGGTCAAGGCGTAGTCCTTGATCAGGCCGTCACCCTTGGGAATATCCAGCACGCGCGAAGCAAACAACTGATTGCGGTAAACGGCATACACTTCACTGCTGCCATGGTCGGTGCCCTTGCGTGGATCATTGCTGTCCGATAGCAATACGTCGATATTGAGAAAGTTGCTGCCGTACCGGTAGCCGTCGGCGTGGGTGAAGGTAAAGACCCTTTTGCTGATGTAGTGGGGATTGTTGGGGTTGGTGAACTGTTTGCCATAACGAAAGCCCACGCTGTTGTTGACCCACTCGAACGCCTGAGCGGGTTGCTGGTAGAGCAGGGCTGCGGAAACGGCGGCGCTGAGTAGAATGTATTTCACGGTCAGTCCTGATCAGGGTTCGAGGCTGTCGAGCATCATGTGCCTGACGCCCTCTTGGGCGTTCTTGCGCAGTCGGGCCAGGTCCAGCCCGGGGATTTCACCCCGGTCGACGGCCACGCAGCCGTTGATGATGCTGTAGTGCACGGCTACCGGCTCGCCGGCCGCCACCGGCGCCACGGCGATGTCGTGGAAGCCGAAGAAGCGCGGGTGGTCGAGCCTGTACACCACCAGGTCGGCCGCCTGGCCAACCTCCAGGGTACCCACGGCATCCAGCCCCAGTACGCGGGCCCCTCCGGCACTGCCCCAATGAATGACATCTTCAATGGTGGTTGCCTGCACGCCTTGGGCGGCGCGGTGAATCAGCCAGGCCATGTTCGCTTCGCTGATCATGCTGCCGGACTCGTTCGAGGCGACCCCGTCCACGCCCAGCGAGATGGTGACCCCGGCGTTGGCCAGTTGCGGGACCGGGGCGATGCCACTGCCAAGGCGGCTGTTGCTGAGCGGGCAATGGGAAATGCCGGTGTTGGTTTGCGCGAGCAGGCGAATCTCGCCCGGCTCCAGGTGGACCATGTGCGCAAACCAGACATCCGGCCCCAGCCATTCGTGCTCAGCCACAAACTCGACCGGCAGGCAGTTGAACTTCTCCCGGCAGAAGTTCACATAGTTGCGGGTTTCCGAGAGGTGGCTGTGCATGCGCAGCCCCATGTCCCGGGCGCTGTGGGCCAGCTCGCGCAGCAGGGCAGGCGGCAGGGAGAAGGTCGGTGTGGTCGGTGCAACCACCACCCGGCGCATCGCCGTCGGCGTGTCCTGGTGATAGCGCGCTTTCAGCCGTTCGATATCCCCGAGCATCTGTTCCAGGGTTTCCGGGAGCAGCGCCGTTTTCGAGAAGCCAGGGTGCGCATTGGCCGACTCCAGCGCGCCGCCACGGCACAAGACAAAGCGCATGCCGAACGCTTGCGCGACATTGAACAGCAGGTCGCCGCTCTCGGTGCTGCCGTGGGCATGGTAGAGATAGTGGTGGTCGGCACAGGTCGTGACCCCCGACAGCAGCAGTTCGGCCATGCCCAGTTGCGCAGCGACATGGATGAGCGTCGGGGTAAAGCGGTCAAGGCGCGGGTAGGGCACGCTGGCCAGCCAGTCCTGCAAGTCCTGGTTCATCCCGGACGGAACCGCCTTCAGCAGGTTCTGCGCCAGGTGATGGTGGGTATTGACCCAGCCGGGGTAGACCACGCAATCGGTGGCGTCGATGACCCGTTCGCCCGGTTGAGCGCTGAGGTTGCTTGCAATCTCGGTGATCACGCCGTTGCCAATACGTATGTCCACCCGGCCTGCGCGGGCACGCGGGCCGCGCAGGCCGGTCATTACCGCGGACGATCCTTTCACCAGAATATTTTGCTGTTTCATCGCCAGATCCTTTGCGTAAGCAGTGATGGGTCAGTGACCATGGGAGGAGCGTTCCAGCACCGGCTTGGCCGAGGTGTCGACGCCATTGAGCAGGACGTTGAGCAGTACGGCGACGATGCAGGCGATCACCACGCTGCTGTGCAGGAACGGTTGGCTCCAGGCCGGCAACTGGCTGAACAGGGTTGGCGCAAGCACCGGGACCAGGCCCACGGAGATGCTGAACGCGACGATCATCACGTTGTGCCGGCTGTTCTCGTAATCCACTTTGGCCAGGGTCTGGATGCCCGCAGCCGCCACCACGCCGAACATGGCAATCGCGGCGCCGCCCAGGGCGGCCGCAGGTGTGGAGGCAATCACCGCGCCGGCTTTGGGCACCAGGGCCACCAGGCACATGATCACCCCGCTGGTGGCGACGACCCAGCGGCTGCGCACGCCGGAGAGAATCACCAGGCCGACGTTTTCCATGTGGGCAATGAACGGAAACGCAGCGAAGCAGCCGGCGATGGCACTGGACAGGCCATTGGCGCGCAGGCCATTGACCACTTCGTTCTGCTTGATCGGTTTATCGACAATGTCGCCGATGGCAACGAACAGCCCCATCGACTCGACCATCTGCACGATCATCACCACCAGCATGGTGGCAATCGGCAGGATCGCGAACGTCGGCACGCCGAAGTAGAACGGATAGGGCGCGGTGAGCCACGGCGCATCGCCCACCCGGCTGAAGTCCCCCATGCCCAGGGCGCAACCGAGCACGGTGCCGATGACCATGCCGATCAGCACCGAGAGGTTGCGCATCATCGGGTTGCCGAAGCGGTTGACCGCCAGGATGGTGACCAGCACCACGGCGGACACCAGCAGGAAAGCCGGCGCGCCGTAGTTGGCGTTGTTCTTGCCGCCGCCCGCCCAGGAATAGGCGACCGGCAGCAGTTGCAGGCCGATGACCGTGACGATGCAACCGATCACCACCGGCGGAAAATAGGGGCGCATGCGGCCCACCATCGGTGCGGCCAGCATGGTGATGACCCCGGCGCCAATCACCGCTCCGCAGATGCCGGCAATGCCGATGTCCGGGTTGGAGCCGATCGCGATGACCGGGCCGACACTGCTGAAGGCCGCGCCCTGGAGCACCGGCAAACGCACGCCGAATTTCCAGAAGCCAACGGTTTGCAGCAGGGTGGCAATGCCGGTACAGAACAGGGTGGTGCTGATGAGGATAACGGTCTCGGCGTGGGAGAGTTTCAGCGACGAGGCGACCAGCAGGGGTACGGCGACCGACCCGAGGTAACAGATCGCCATGTGCTGTATGCCGAGCGTCACCATCTGCCGCACCGGCAGTAGCTGGTCAACGGGGTGCTTGTGTGAAGTCATGATGTTGCTCCTCTGAATCTTGTTGTTGTGCTGTTAAGAGGCCTATCCATTCAGACTGTACAAATTCGACACGAGAACGCTGCACCCCGTAGGCTCGTTGCCCAGGTCGCCTTCAAGGTGGTGGGGCTGGCTGCGCCGGCGCATCGGCGCGGCGGCGCAGTTGACCGGCGGATGCCTCAACTGGCCAGGCAGGCCTGGAAACGCTCGTTCAGTGCTGCGCGGTCAAGGTTGCGACCGATGAACACGACCTTGCTCGAGCGCGGTTCGCTGCCCCAGGGCTGGGCTGCACGGAACTCCACCAGGCTGTGAACGCCCTGCAACACATAGCGTTGGTCCTGATCCTGGACCGCCAGCACGCCTTTCATGCGGAACAGGGTGTCCGCCTGTTCGGTGCGCAGTTCGCTGATCCAGCGGTGGAAGGCCACCAGGTTGATGTCCGACGACACGGAGAAACCGACCGAGGTGACACTGGCGTCATGCTCGTGCGGGTAGTCGTCGTGTTCGTTTTCGTGGTCATGTTTATGGGCGTGATCGTGGCGGTCTGCCTGCTCGGGCGTGGCGCCGATCTCCATGAGCTTCTGGGTGGCCTCGAAGGCACCGATACCGAGGATTTTCTGCAAGTCGATCTGCGCAAAACTTGAGGTCACCAGTTCAGCGGTGGCGTTCAAGCTGCGGATTTTCTGGCTCAGGTCGGCGACTTCCAGATCGTTCACCAGGTCGACCTTGTTGATCACGATGCGGTCGGCGCAGACGATCTGGTCGACCGCCTGGTTGTCGACGCCATCGAGCTCCAGGTCTTCCAGGTGCTGGGCGATGTGCTTGGCATCGACCATGGTGACGATGGCATCGAGCTCCACTTCGGCGGCAATCGGGTCGTTGATGAAGAAGCTCTGCGCCACCGGGTAAGGGTCGGCCAGGCCGCTGGTCTCCACCAGGATGTGGTCCAGGCGTTCCGGCCGCGCCACCAGTTCGCGGACGATGCGCACCAGGTCTTCGCGCACTTCGGCAGTGCAGCACACGCAGCCGTTGACCATTTCGTAGATTTCTTCGGTTTCCGAGGCCAACACCAGGTCGCCATCAATCCCCACTTCACCGAACTCGTTTTCAATGACGGCGATCTTGCGGCCATGGTTCTCGCGCAGGATGTAGTTCAACAGGGTGGTTTTTCCCGCGCCCAGGAAGCCGGTAAGAATGGTGACCGGGATCTTGGTATTGCGGGTCGGTGCCTTGAAAGTGCTGTTCATACAAGCTCCTTGGTGTTGCCAGTAAGGTCAGTTGCGGCGGGTTCGCCCCAACGCACGGCAGTGCCGGCGTCAAGCCCGAACAGGTCGAGCACCCGGCCGAGGCTGTGGTCGATCATGTCTGCAAGGTTTGCCGGTCGGGCATAGAACGCGGGGACGGGGGGCGCGATGATGCCGCCCATTTCGGTGACGGCCGTCATGTTGCGCAGGTGGGCCAGGGTCAACGGCGTTTCGCGGGTCATCAGCACCAGCGGCCGTCGCTCCTTGAGGGTGACGTCCGCCGCCCGGGAAATCAGCCCCGAGGACGTCCCGGTGGCTATTTCGCCGAGGGTGCGCATCGAGCACGGCGCGACGATCATGCCCAGGGCATGGAACGAGCCGCTGGCCACCGACGCGGCGATGTCGTCGGCGCGGTGGTAGTGGCTGGCCAGGGCCACCACGTCGGCCAGCTTGTAGTCGGTTTCATGGGCCATGGTCAGCAGGGCGGCGCGGCTGACGATCAGGTGCGTCTCGATCTTCAGTTCGGCCAGGATCTGCAGGAGCCGCACGCCATAGACAAAGCCCGAGGCGCCGCTGATACCGACCACCACGCGCCGAGGCTTGGCGCCGCGCGGGCTATTCATGATGCAGCCCGCCCAGGTAGGGTTTGATCAGCTCGCGGGCGCGGCTGCACACCTCGTCGCAGAGTTGTGCGCGTACACCCTCGAAGCCCGAGCCTCGGGTGGCGTCCAGGCCCATGCGCGATGTCGTGCCGTTGGCCGAGGACGAGGGGTCCAGCGGGCTGCCCGGCAGGCCGTCGACCATGAACTGGTCCTGGTGCGGCTGGAAGTGCGTTGCCAGCGCCCAGAGCACCTGGCTGTCGTCGGTGATGTCGATGTCGCTGTCGACGGCAATCACGGTCTTCAGGTACGGGTCCCAGCCGAGCAGCGCGAGCATGATCTGCCGGGCCTCGCCGTCGCGGCTCTGGTCGAGGGCGACATAGCAATGAAAATGCGTGCCGGAGTTGGGGTAATGCACGGCGGTCACCGCCGGGAAGCGCGCCTTGAGCTTCTCGCTCATCTCCGCTTCGCGGGGCAGGCGGGCCAGGGTCAGGTGCTCGGCATAGCGGCCGCCGACCACATCCACCAGCCAGGCATCGCGTCGGCGCATCAGGG
It encodes:
- a CDS encoding FecR domain-containing protein — protein: MKVILAEAVDWYVRLHDSRVDDATRAAWQAWCAADVRHAEAWVRLEQLQRRLGNAPSGAALTLENARRDRRNAVKTLALLLGVGVVGWQGYRVSPWSAEYATGVGERRQLTLADGTRLDLNTDTRVDIRFDAGQRLIHLRQGEILVETAKDPRPLSVRSPEGDILALGTLFSVRQDAGVSHVAVVAHAVEVRPNRSAQGVRIDAGQRLSFSADNLGPLRPLAVDAQAWTRGMLVSVDWRLGDVVNELARYRPGYLGCAEQVTGLRLSGAFNLDDTDAALASLEDSLPIRARRMTRYWVRLEPRSLG
- a CDS encoding CobW family GTP-binding protein, with product MNSTFKAPTRNTKIPVTILTGFLGAGKTTLLNYILRENHGRKIAVIENEFGEVGIDGDLVLASETEEIYEMVNGCVCCTAEVREDLVRIVRELVARPERLDHILVETSGLADPYPVAQSFFINDPIAAEVELDAIVTMVDAKHIAQHLEDLELDGVDNQAVDQIVCADRIVINKVDLVNDLEVADLSQKIRSLNATAELVTSSFAQIDLQKILGIGAFEATQKLMEIGATPEQADRHDHAHKHDHENEHDDYPHEHDASVTSVGFSVSSDINLVAFHRWISELRTEQADTLFRMKGVLAVQDQDQRYVLQGVHSLVEFRAAQPWGSEPRSSKVVFIGRNLDRAALNERFQACLAS
- a CDS encoding amidohydrolase family protein, which translates into the protein MKQQNILVKGSSAVMTGLRGPRARAGRVDIRIGNGVITEIASNLSAQPGERVIDATDCVVYPGWVNTHHHLAQNLLKAVPSGMNQDLQDWLASVPYPRLDRFTPTLIHVAAQLGMAELLLSGVTTCADHHYLYHAHGSTESGDLLFNVAQAFGMRFVLCRGGALESANAHPGFSKTALLPETLEQMLGDIERLKARYHQDTPTAMRRVVVAPTTPTFSLPPALLRELAHSARDMGLRMHSHLSETRNYVNFCREKFNCLPVEFVAEHEWLGPDVWFAHMVHLEPGEIRLLAQTNTGISHCPLSNSRLGSGIAPVPQLANAGVTISLGVDGVASNESGSMISEANMAWLIHRAAQGVQATTIEDVIHWGSAGGARVLGLDAVGTLEVGQAADLVVYRLDHPRFFGFHDIAVAPVAAGEPVAVHYSIINGCVAVDRGEIPGLDLARLRKNAQEGVRHMMLDSLEP
- a CDS encoding sigma-70 family RNA polymerase sigma factor gives rise to the protein MSTVVPDTAACMGLETLYREHSGWLRVWLRQRLNNSADAADLAQDTFIRVLLARTAGTLKEPRHYLATIARGLVIDLYRRRSLESAYLEALALQPEHYAPSAETRAAILDTLLTIDRMLDGLGPRTRAIFLAVQLDGLSYEKAAERVGVSVTTVRKHLARALMHCLLLEDV
- a CDS encoding nucleoside-binding protein — encoded protein: MLLSAAVSAALLYQQPAQAFEWVNNSVGFRYGKQFTNPNNPHYISKRVFTFTHADGYRYGSNFLNIDVLLSDSNDPRKGTDHGSSEVYAVYRNQLFASRVLDIPKGDGLIKDYALTLGFDANRNNNLGSSNKRAVVVGPTLKFNSVGVLDLSLMYYREHNQSGIPGVRDKELTFDGTYALNLTWLRPFQVGTHNAKFQGTLNHIGEKGKDYNDRDTAAETLLRSSLLFALRPGEKTKPNLWLGVGYEYWHNKFGVDGGRGSRTSTPTFNMEISF
- a CDS encoding TonB-dependent siderophore receptor — protein: MSARRSPLARSIRQATLALSLCSAALATSTAWAAPQHYDIPAGSLAAAISQFAAASGVTISFSSEETAGLQSSGLRGSFELEQGFAALLQGSGLRVQQAGEKRYVLSPAHTGDAVELGATSIDSTGLGGTTEGTGSYTTGVTSTATKMNLSIRETPQTITVVTRQRMDDQHLASMTDVLKSTPGITMTQDGGERFNIYARGNAINTYQFDGVTTVQENVTRNMPSTLLDMALYDHVEIVRGATGLMTGAGEPSGVVNLVRKKPTREFKSYVQGSAGSWDNYRAEVDLSGPLNEQKTIRGRWVAAKQDNDSFMDWYTQDREILYGVVEGDLSDTTLLRFGIDNQKYKATGSPGVPLLYTNGQPTDFSRSTSSGARWGHEKFDTTNYTATLEQMLAHDWELRVVGNYMKIKRDLDNTTYGSQTGRSFIDQATGEAQGSHDKAKVDQVQKGVDINLRGPFALFGRSHDLVVGYNYGDYHNDHVAYSGDVDFNYTTWDNEIINAPFTGGLDFDTKVRQQGYFTASRFNFTDQLHLILGARVSDYRYDYYLRGYDFGDPDELIIPYDMKETGVVTPYAGLIYDLTPAQSVYVSYTDIFRPQNARDRTGKVLDPEVGTNYELGWKGEFFEGRLNANAALYWIKRDNLAVDDPDANVPGTNDPASRAEDGAETKGIDLELAGEVAPGWNIQTGYSHTRTENADGVRLTTQLPMDTFRFWTTYRLPGEWEKLTAGAGVNWNSKSSVYFSRYSTRITQDDYAVASLMARYQINDHLAATLNLDNIFDEKYYSGMAGSYGHYGAPRNANLTMRYDF
- a CDS encoding UbiX family flavin prenyltransferase, which encodes MNSPRGAKPRRVVVGISGASGFVYGVRLLQILAELKIETHLIVSRAALLTMAHETDYKLADVVALASHYHRADDIAASVASGSFHALGMIVAPCSMRTLGEIATGTSSGLISRAADVTLKERRPLVLMTRETPLTLAHLRNMTAVTEMGGIIAPPVPAFYARPANLADMIDHSLGRVLDLFGLDAGTAVRWGEPAATDLTGNTKELV
- a CDS encoding nucleobase:cation symporter-2 family protein; translated protein: MTSHKHPVDQLLPVRQMVTLGIQHMAICYLGSVAVPLLVASSLKLSHAETVILISTTLFCTGIATLLQTVGFWKFGVRLPVLQGAAFSSVGPVIAIGSNPDIGIAGICGAVIGAGVITMLAAPMVGRMRPYFPPVVIGCIVTVIGLQLLPVAYSWAGGGKNNANYGAPAFLLVSAVVLVTILAVNRFGNPMMRNLSVLIGMVIGTVLGCALGMGDFSRVGDAPWLTAPYPFYFGVPTFAILPIATMLVVMIVQMVESMGLFVAIGDIVDKPIKQNEVVNGLRANGLSSAIAGCFAAFPFIAHMENVGLVILSGVRSRWVVATSGVIMCLVALVPKAGAVIASTPAAALGGAAIAMFGVVAAAGIQTLAKVDYENSRHNVMIVAFSISVGLVPVLAPTLFSQLPAWSQPFLHSSVVIACIVAVLLNVLLNGVDTSAKPVLERSSHGH